From the genome of Segatella hominis, one region includes:
- a CDS encoding F0F1 ATP synthase subunit delta — MDIGVISVRYARALIKAATGMKLEDQVYQEMQTLYKSYIDVPELRFTIDNPMLSKDKKQTLLTTALGEKPSDLSKKFVALVLKEDRESTLQFMAASYITLYRKQKNIIRGKLITATAVAPETEQKMRQMVEQRTQGTVEFKTEVNPEIIGGFILEYDTYRMDASVKTKLTNILTQLKK, encoded by the coding sequence ATGGATATAGGTGTAATATCGGTGCGTTATGCCCGTGCTCTTATCAAGGCAGCTACCGGCATGAAGCTCGAAGATCAGGTGTACCAGGAGATGCAGACGCTCTACAAGAGCTACATCGACGTGCCTGAACTGAGATTTACGATAGACAACCCTATGCTTTCTAAGGATAAGAAACAGACACTTCTCACGACTGCTTTAGGTGAAAAACCTTCAGACCTCAGTAAGAAGTTCGTTGCTCTTGTACTGAAAGAGGATAGGGAGAGCACCCTGCAATTCATGGCTGCTTCGTATATCACTCTTTACAGGAAACAGAAGAACATCATCCGTGGTAAGCTGATTACCGCCACAGCAGTAGCTCCTGAAACTGAGCAGAAAATGCGCCAGATGGTGGAGCAGCGAACGCAAGGTACTGTGGAGTTCAAAACAGAGGTGAACCCTGAAATCATCGGTGGCTTCATCCTTGAGTATGATACTTATAGAATGGATGCGAGCGTGAAAACAAAGCTCACAAACATTCTGACACAGCTTAAAAAGTAA
- the pfkA gene encoding 6-phosphofructokinase: MAKIKTIGILTSGGDAPGMNAAIRAVTRAAIYNGFNVKGIYRGYDGLINDEIKTFTTENVSGIIGTGGTILKTARSKEFMTEEGRQKAFETIQKEEIDALVVIGGNGSLTGAMNFAREFDVCCIGLPGTIDNDLYGTDNTIGYDTTMNTIVECVDRIRDTAQSHERIFFIEVMGRDAGFLAQNSAIASGAEAAIIPEDSTDVDQLAQFMERGIRKSKKSCIVIVSESPKCGALYYADRVRKEFPEFDVRVSILGHLQRGGRPSARDRILASRTGCGAIEAIIQGQRNVMIGVRNNEVVYVPLSEAIRSDKPFDRKLIKVLDELSI; this comes from the coding sequence ATGGCAAAAATTAAAACTATAGGTATTTTGACCTCTGGAGGTGATGCTCCAGGAATGAATGCAGCTATCCGTGCGGTAACTCGTGCTGCAATTTACAATGGTTTCAACGTAAAGGGTATCTATCGTGGTTATGATGGTCTTATCAATGATGAGATCAAGACTTTTACCACAGAAAATGTGAGTGGTATCATCGGTACAGGTGGTACTATACTGAAAACAGCTCGTTCTAAGGAATTTATGACAGAAGAAGGTCGTCAGAAGGCTTTCGAGACCATTCAGAAAGAAGAAATCGATGCCCTTGTGGTTATCGGTGGTAATGGTTCGCTGACTGGTGCGATGAATTTCGCCCGCGAATTTGATGTTTGCTGCATTGGCCTCCCTGGTACTATTGATAATGACCTTTATGGAACAGATAATACAATCGGTTATGATACTACCATGAATACAATCGTGGAATGTGTGGACCGTATCCGTGATACCGCCCAGAGCCATGAGCGTATTTTCTTCATTGAGGTAATGGGACGTGATGCTGGTTTCCTGGCACAGAACAGTGCTATCGCAAGTGGTGCAGAGGCTGCTATCATTCCTGAAGACAGTACGGATGTTGACCAGTTGGCTCAGTTTATGGAGCGTGGTATCCGTAAATCTAAGAAGAGTTGTATCGTTATCGTCTCTGAAAGTCCTAAGTGTGGTGCACTCTACTATGCAGACCGTGTACGCAAGGAGTTCCCAGAGTTTGATGTGCGTGTTTCTATCTTAGGTCACTTGCAGCGTGGCGGTCGTCCTTCTGCCCGTGACAGAATCCTTGCTTCCCGTACAGGTTGTGGTGCTATAGAAGCCATCATACAGGGACAGAGAAATGTCATGATTGGTGTGCGTAATAATGAGGTTGTTTATGTTCCATTGTCAGAAGCTATCCGCTCAGACAAACCATTTGACCGTAAATTGATCAAGGTGCTTGATGAATTGAGCATCTAA
- a CDS encoding oligosaccharide flippase family protein encodes MENKEKEDSYSHILKYTGILGGVQGLSVLVGIVRNKFAALFLGPNGMGMVSLLNSTINMMVSATSFGIPTSAVHEISENYDRAPKQLLESIKLIRSWVLLTAVLGVLVCVCLGPLFNNWTFTWGNHTLHYMLLAPTVGLTILVGGEMAVLKATRQLKALAYSSLYVVAASLIISAPVYYLWGQAGIVFVLNFQAFVQLVCVMRYSLRYYPYLISLRRSYLKSGVHVIRLGIAFVLSGVINSGAEFLVRTYLNNVGDLEEVGLFNACSTLVLVYGGLVFSAMESDYYPRLSCIKGKGSELNACVNRQIEVNTLLISPFIIMLIFGLPILIPLLYDKSFMGILLMAQFAAVSMLFRAVYLPIEYLPLSKGQSFVFLGQETFAVVLLFVFEIIGFNLYGLTGMGIGIVLAYFVEAIAVCFFSRIYYSMAISKSAYLYMGIETLFCLFALTVVVSVDLNFYYWLAAFVFSAMNVCFSLYIIKTKTHLIEKIMARLKR; translated from the coding sequence ATGGAAAATAAAGAAAAAGAAGATAGCTACTCTCATATTCTCAAATACACCGGCATTCTTGGCGGTGTACAGGGACTTAGTGTGCTTGTTGGTATTGTACGCAACAAGTTCGCTGCTTTGTTCTTGGGGCCAAATGGTATGGGAATGGTCTCTCTGTTGAATTCCACTATCAATATGATGGTTTCTGCTACTTCTTTTGGTATTCCTACAAGCGCAGTACACGAAATATCAGAGAATTATGACCGTGCTCCTAAACAATTACTTGAATCTATCAAGCTGATTCGCTCGTGGGTACTTCTGACTGCTGTTTTGGGCGTGCTGGTGTGTGTATGTTTAGGACCACTTTTCAATAACTGGACTTTTACTTGGGGTAATCATACGCTTCATTACATGTTATTAGCACCAACGGTTGGATTGACTATTCTTGTTGGCGGGGAAATGGCCGTGCTGAAGGCTACCCGTCAATTGAAGGCTTTGGCCTATTCTTCTCTTTATGTTGTTGCAGCGTCTTTGATCATATCTGCTCCTGTATATTATCTGTGGGGACAGGCGGGAATCGTCTTTGTGCTAAACTTTCAAGCGTTTGTTCAATTGGTGTGTGTAATGCGCTATTCTTTAAGGTATTATCCTTATTTAATATCACTAAGACGTAGCTATTTGAAGTCCGGTGTTCATGTCATCAGATTAGGAATTGCGTTTGTTCTCTCCGGTGTCATCAATAGTGGCGCTGAGTTCTTAGTACGCACCTATCTTAATAATGTGGGAGATTTGGAAGAGGTGGGTCTGTTTAATGCCTGCTCTACGCTGGTTTTGGTGTATGGTGGTCTCGTTTTTTCAGCTATGGAATCTGATTATTATCCGAGATTATCGTGTATTAAAGGAAAAGGAAGTGAACTGAATGCCTGTGTTAACCGTCAGATAGAGGTGAATACGCTTCTGATATCTCCTTTTATCATCATGCTGATTTTTGGTTTGCCTATTTTGATTCCTCTGCTTTACGATAAGAGTTTTATGGGCATTCTTCTGATGGCGCAATTTGCTGCTGTCAGCATGTTGTTCCGTGCCGTGTATCTTCCTATAGAATATCTTCCGTTATCCAAAGGGCAGTCTTTTGTGTTCTTGGGGCAGGAGACTTTTGCCGTAGTGCTTCTTTTTGTTTTTGAGATTATTGGTTTCAATTTATATGGTCTTACGGGTATGGGAATTGGTATTGTTCTTGCTTATTTTGTGGAGGCCATAGCTGTGTGTTTCTTTAGCAGGATTTATTATTCTATGGCAATTTCTAAAAGTGCTTACCTCTATATGGGTATTGAAACGTTGTTTTGTCTTTTTGCATTGACTGTTGTTGTTTCGGTAGATTTGAACTTCTATTATTGGCTGGCTGCTTTCGTCTTTTCTGCGATGAATGTTTGTTTCAGTTTGTACATCATCAAAACCAAGACGCATCTTATTGAAAAAATAATGGCACGGTTGAAACGGTAA
- the atpC gene encoding ATP synthase F1 subunit epsilon, whose translation MLKLKIVSPEKIVFQGEVESVLVPGTLGSFEILNDHAPIISSLEIGKVEYTTKEGKQVMNIQGGFVECKKNEVSLCVEV comes from the coding sequence ATGTTAAAACTTAAGATAGTTTCTCCCGAGAAAATAGTCTTCCAAGGTGAAGTGGAGAGCGTTCTGGTTCCTGGAACTCTCGGTTCATTCGAGATTCTCAACGATCACGCTCCTATTATCTCCTCGCTTGAAATAGGCAAGGTGGAATACACTACCAAGGAAGGCAAGCAAGTGATGAACATACAGGGTGGATTCGTGGAATGTAAGAAAAACGAAGTAAGCCTCTGTGTAGAAGTATAG
- the atpF gene encoding F0F1 ATP synthase subunit B, producing the protein MDLLIPDSGLLFWMTLVFIIVFIILWKAGFPAIIKMVNDRKAYIDESLRKAHEANEKLANIQKEGESILQEAREKQAAILKEAAETRDAIVEKAQDKAREEGARLLSDAKTQIENEKQNAIREIRGQVAELSVQIAEKVLKAKLSDDKAQMDLINRLLDEVSSDNK; encoded by the coding sequence ATGGATTTATTGATTCCTGATAGCGGTTTGCTTTTCTGGATGACGTTGGTCTTTATCATCGTCTTCATTATCCTTTGGAAGGCTGGATTCCCAGCCATCATCAAGATGGTGAACGACCGAAAGGCCTACATCGATGAGAGTTTGCGTAAAGCTCACGAAGCCAATGAAAAGCTTGCCAATATCCAAAAAGAAGGTGAATCCATCTTGCAGGAAGCTCGCGAGAAGCAGGCTGCCATTCTGAAAGAGGCTGCTGAAACCCGTGATGCCATCGTAGAGAAAGCACAGGACAAGGCCCGCGAAGAGGGCGCTCGTCTTCTTTCTGATGCCAAGACTCAGATTGAGAACGAAAAGCAGAATGCTATTCGTGAAATCCGTGGACAGGTTGCAGAACTCTCTGTTCAAATAGCAGAGAAGGTGCTCAAAGCAAAACTCTCTGACGATAAAGCACAGATGGATTTGATAAATCGACTGCTGGACGAGGTTTCTTCTGATAACAAATAG
- a CDS encoding F0F1 ATP synthase subunit A: MKHLKQFLLMAMLLFTLAPLQVSAKENIDVKEILWGHIKDSYEWHITKVGDHPVVIHLPIIVKSSTGWHVFCSSEFSEEKDANGDRPGPFNLVIKNADAQANPNKIVEKVGGQEVRPLDISITKTVCVLFIDAIILLLCVLIPARWCRNHKVDDPAPKGFVGLMHMFIMSVYTDVIEATLGKEAPKYAPWLLTCFFFIFVANIMGIVPFPPGGGNLTGNIACTVFFGVTTFLITNFTGTKEYWKEIFWPEVPTWLKVPVPLMPFIELFGIFTKPLALIIRLFANMMAGHAIALSFAAIIFIMFNISENAIANYVAGTGMTIVSVAMSAFMMLLEVLVSYIQALVFTMLSAVFISLAHVKSHEAEPEVVK, encoded by the coding sequence ATGAAACATCTCAAGCAATTCCTCTTGATGGCGATGCTGCTTTTCACGCTGGCACCTCTGCAGGTATCGGCCAAGGAAAACATCGACGTGAAAGAGATATTGTGGGGTCATATCAAGGATTCTTATGAATGGCATATCACAAAGGTGGGAGACCATCCCGTAGTGATTCATCTGCCTATCATCGTGAAGAGCTCAACGGGCTGGCACGTCTTCTGTAGCAGCGAATTCTCGGAAGAGAAGGATGCCAATGGAGACCGTCCAGGACCTTTCAACCTGGTGATCAAGAACGCTGATGCGCAGGCGAATCCCAACAAGATAGTAGAGAAGGTGGGAGGCCAGGAGGTTCGTCCTCTCGACATCTCCATCACGAAGACCGTTTGCGTGCTCTTCATCGATGCTATCATCCTGTTGCTCTGTGTCCTGATACCAGCCCGCTGGTGCAGGAACCACAAGGTGGATGACCCTGCACCAAAGGGATTTGTGGGACTGATGCACATGTTCATCATGTCGGTATATACCGATGTAATTGAGGCCACACTGGGTAAGGAAGCCCCAAAGTACGCACCATGGTTGCTTACTTGCTTCTTCTTTATCTTCGTGGCGAATATCATGGGTATCGTACCATTCCCTCCAGGTGGTGGTAACCTGACGGGTAATATCGCCTGCACCGTATTCTTCGGTGTAACGACATTCCTGATTACCAACTTCACCGGTACCAAGGAATACTGGAAGGAAATCTTCTGGCCGGAGGTACCAACGTGGTTGAAGGTGCCAGTGCCACTGATGCCATTCATCGAGCTTTTCGGAATCTTTACGAAACCGCTGGCTCTGATTATCCGACTCTTCGCCAACATGATGGCGGGTCACGCCATCGCACTTTCGTTTGCGGCTATCATTTTCATCATGTTCAACATCAGTGAGAATGCTATCGCCAACTATGTGGCAGGTACGGGTATGACAATAGTAAGTGTTGCGATGAGCGCTTTTATGATGCTCCTCGAAGTATTGGTAAGCTACATTCAGGCATTGGTATTCACCATGCTGAGTGCAGTATTCATCTCGCTGGCTCATGTAAAGTCTCATGAGGCTGAGCCAGAGGTAGTGAAGTAA
- the atpA gene encoding F0F1 ATP synthase subunit alpha — translation MSDKIKPSEVSEVLQQQLQEVNGAQQFDEVGTVLTVGDGVARIYGLRNAEANELLEFENGTMAIVMNLEEDNVGCVLLGPTAGIKEGQSVKRTHRIASIRVNDNFLGRVVNPLGQAIDGQGDIDLTGAFEMPLDRKAPGVIYRQPVKEPLQTGLKAVDSMIPIGRGQRELIIGDRQTGKTAIAVDTIINQKSFYEAGKPVYCIYVAIGQKASTVAALVQNLKEHGALPYTIIVSATAADPAAMQYYAPFAGAAIGEYFRDRGYSALVVYDDLSKQAVAYREVSLILRRPSGREAYPGDVFYLHSRLLERAARINDQQEVAEQMNDLPECLKGKVKGGGSLTALPIIETQAGDVSAYIPTNVISITDGQIFLETDLFNQGFRPAINVGISVSRVGGSAQIKSMKKVAGTLKIDMAQYRELEAFSKFSSDMDAVTAMTLDRGRKNDQLLVQPQYRPMPVGEQVAILYCGVHGLMHDVPMDKVRECQDQFLDAMRSQHADVIETLADGKLTDDCIKVVEETMANVAGQYKV, via the coding sequence ATGTCAGATAAAATTAAACCAAGTGAGGTGTCTGAAGTTCTTCAGCAACAACTACAGGAGGTAAATGGCGCTCAGCAGTTTGACGAAGTTGGTACTGTGCTCACCGTCGGTGATGGTGTGGCTCGTATCTATGGTCTTCGTAATGCAGAGGCTAATGAGCTTCTTGAGTTCGAGAACGGCACGATGGCCATCGTCATGAACCTCGAGGAAGACAACGTGGGTTGTGTCCTCCTGGGTCCTACTGCTGGCATCAAGGAGGGACAGAGCGTGAAGCGTACTCACCGTATCGCTTCTATCCGCGTGAACGACAACTTCTTAGGTCGTGTCGTTAACCCTCTGGGTCAGGCTATCGATGGCCAGGGTGATATCGATCTCACCGGCGCTTTCGAGATGCCTCTGGATCGTAAGGCTCCTGGTGTGATCTATCGTCAGCCAGTGAAGGAGCCTCTTCAGACAGGTTTGAAGGCTGTCGATTCCATGATTCCTATCGGTCGTGGACAGCGTGAGTTGATCATCGGCGACCGTCAGACCGGTAAGACTGCCATCGCAGTGGATACCATCATCAACCAGAAGAGTTTCTATGAGGCAGGCAAGCCTGTATATTGTATCTATGTAGCCATCGGCCAGAAAGCATCTACCGTTGCAGCATTGGTACAGAACCTCAAGGAGCATGGCGCTTTGCCATATACTATTATTGTAAGTGCTACTGCTGCTGATCCTGCAGCCATGCAGTATTACGCACCATTCGCCGGTGCAGCCATCGGTGAGTACTTCCGCGACCGCGGTTACTCAGCCCTCGTAGTATATGATGACTTGAGTAAGCAGGCTGTGGCTTATCGTGAGGTATCCTTGATTCTCCGCCGTCCATCAGGACGTGAGGCTTACCCTGGTGATGTATTCTATCTCCACTCTCGTCTGTTGGAGCGTGCTGCTCGTATCAACGACCAGCAGGAGGTAGCTGAGCAGATGAACGACCTGCCAGAGTGCTTGAAGGGCAAGGTAAAGGGTGGTGGTTCTTTGACTGCCCTTCCTATCATTGAGACTCAGGCTGGTGACGTTTCAGCATACATCCCAACCAACGTAATTTCTATTACCGATGGTCAGATCTTCCTGGAGACCGACCTCTTCAACCAGGGCTTCCGCCCAGCTATCAACGTAGGTATCTCTGTATCCCGTGTAGGTGGTTCTGCTCAGATTAAGAGTATGAAGAAGGTGGCAGGTACCTTGAAGATTGATATGGCTCAGTATCGTGAGTTGGAGGCTTTCTCTAAGTTCTCCAGCGATATGGATGCTGTGACAGCGATGACCTTGGACCGTGGTCGTAAGAACGACCAACTGTTGGTACAGCCTCAGTATCGCCCTATGCCAGTAGGCGAGCAGGTGGCTATTCTCTATTGTGGTGTTCATGGTTTGATGCACGACGTGCCTATGGATAAGGTTCGTGAGTGTCAGGATCAGTTCCTCGACGCTATGCGCAGCCAGCACGCTGATGTCATAGAAACTTTGGCAGATGGTAAACTCACCGACGACTGCATCAAGGTTGTCGAGGAGACCATGGCAAATGTAGCTGGACAATATAAAGTGTAA
- a CDS encoding SLC13 family permease — MTLVIVGIFLIGCLLIATENVTKVNRAAVAIFAGTVGWVLYICFGMDFVTSQHAYEFSNYLHADEWNIIPDNSVAVKNFISRFVFLPYVGRAAEIVLFLLSTMTIVEILNNNGCFDFISQLLRTRKSKKMLWTLAIVTFIISANLDNLTTTVMMLTIMHGIIPSRRQRMFYGSAILLAANCGGALTVIGNPEGLVLWNGGLVTATAFSMALFLPCLAAWLIPTYMISKQLPERVETEWIVMPYRGDDTRLNVWQRLVMLFVGIGGLWFIPTFHNITKLSPFLGALCVLAILWVVNEIFNRKLMNMDAMVDRRTPRVLQYGVIQMILFVMGIMMAVAVVKETGAFNALTEYLGVDEQNPSVWTHGVVAGVISTVLDNFATAINFFSLPDLPLQNELLEGMTDYSCNGLYWQVIAYCVMAGGNVLGIGTVSGLALMKMERMRITWFFRNVGWKALLGGVIGLAILWLSHNLVSGATCLLI; from the coding sequence ATGACATTAGTCATTGTAGGCATATTTTTGATTGGTTGTCTCCTCATTGCGACGGAGAATGTTACCAAAGTTAACCGTGCTGCCGTTGCGATTTTCGCGGGAACGGTAGGATGGGTACTCTATATTTGCTTTGGTATGGACTTCGTGACCAGTCAGCATGCGTATGAATTTTCTAACTATCTGCATGCCGATGAATGGAATATTATTCCTGACAATAGTGTCGCTGTCAAGAATTTCATTTCACGTTTTGTCTTTCTGCCATACGTGGGAAGAGCGGCTGAAATCGTACTCTTCCTTTTATCTACTATGACTATTGTTGAGATCTTGAATAATAATGGTTGCTTTGATTTTATCAGCCAACTTTTGCGTACCCGTAAAAGCAAGAAAATGCTGTGGACTTTAGCAATAGTTACCTTTATTATATCTGCCAATCTTGATAATCTCACGACTACTGTGATGATGCTTACGATTATGCATGGCATTATCCCGAGTCGTCGTCAGCGTATGTTTTATGGCAGTGCTATATTGCTGGCTGCCAATTGCGGTGGTGCTTTGACTGTGATTGGAAATCCTGAAGGTCTGGTGCTTTGGAATGGAGGTTTGGTTACGGCTACAGCTTTCTCTATGGCGTTGTTTTTGCCTTGTCTGGCAGCCTGGCTGATTCCTACTTATATGATTTCCAAACAGTTGCCGGAAAGGGTAGAAACGGAGTGGATTGTGATGCCCTACAGAGGCGATGATACTCGTCTGAATGTTTGGCAGCGCCTCGTGATGCTTTTTGTTGGTATAGGTGGATTATGGTTTATTCCTACATTCCATAATATTACGAAACTGAGTCCATTCTTGGGTGCACTCTGTGTTCTCGCTATTTTGTGGGTGGTAAATGAGATTTTCAACCGTAAGCTCATGAATATGGATGCCATGGTGGATCGTCGTACACCTCGTGTGTTGCAGTATGGAGTCATTCAGATGATTCTTTTTGTAATGGGAATCATGATGGCGGTTGCTGTGGTGAAGGAAACTGGTGCTTTCAATGCGCTGACTGAGTATCTGGGTGTGGATGAGCAGAATCCGAGTGTGTGGACACATGGTGTGGTGGCAGGTGTTATCAGTACAGTTTTGGATAATTTCGCTACAGCCATCAATTTCTTCTCTTTGCCTGATCTTCCTTTGCAGAATGAATTGTTGGAAGGGATGACAGATTACAGTTGCAATGGCTTGTATTGGCAGGTGATTGCTTATTGTGTCATGGCAGGTGGAAATGTATTGGGTATTGGTACGGTAAGTGGATTGGCTCTGATGAAAATGGAGCGGATGCGCATTACTTGGTTCTTCCGTAATGTTGGTTGGAAGGCTCTTTTGGGTGGCGTTATTGGACTTGCCATCCTCTGGCTCTCACACAATCTTGTTTCGGGAGCTACGTGTTTGTTGATTTAA
- the atpE gene encoding ATP synthase F0 subunit C, which translates to MLSLLLAAEIAKLGAAVGAGLAAIGAGIGIGRIGGQAMDAMARQPEKMGDLRSSMIIAAALVEGVAFFAVIIAILAIVM; encoded by the coding sequence ATGTTATCACTTTTATTAGCAGCAGAGATTGCAAAGTTGGGTGCCGCAGTAGGTGCAGGTTTGGCCGCTATTGGCGCAGGTATTGGTATCGGTCGCATTGGTGGCCAGGCTATGGACGCCATGGCTCGTCAGCCAGAGAAGATGGGCGATCTCCGTTCTTCTATGATTATCGCAGCTGCGTTGGTTGAGGGTGTTGCGTTCTTCGCAGTCATCATTGCCATCTTGGCTATCGTAATGTAA
- the atpD gene encoding F0F1 ATP synthase subunit beta: protein MSQINGRISQIIGPVIDVYFDIKGENPEKVLPKIHEALKVQRPDGRELVIEVQQHIGEDTVRCVAMDNTDGLQRGLEVVSTGSPIVMPAGEQIKGRMMNVIGQPIDGMKELDMKGAYPIHREAPKFDELSTHKEMLATGIKVIDLLEPYMKGGKIGLFGGAGVGKTVLIMELINNIAKGHNGYSVFAGVGERTREGNDLIRDMLESGVIKYGEKFRKAMEEGKWNLSLVDPEELAKSQATLVYGQMNEPPGARASVALSGLTVAEEFRDHGGKNGEAADIMFFIDNIFRFTQAGSEVSALLGRMPSAVGYQPTLASEMGAMQERITSTKNGSITSVQAVYVPADDLTDPAPATTFTHLDATTELSRKIASLGIYPAVDPLGSTSRILDPLIVGKAHYDCAQRVKQLLQRYNELQDIIAILGMDELSDEDKLTVNRARRVQRFLSQPFTVAEQFTGLKGVMVPIEETIKGFNAILDGEVDDLPEQAFLNVGTIEDAKEKAKQLLAAAQA from the coding sequence ATGTCACAAATTAACGGACGCATTTCGCAGATTATCGGTCCTGTTATCGACGTTTATTTCGATATCAAGGGCGAGAACCCTGAGAAGGTGCTTCCAAAGATTCATGAAGCTCTAAAGGTGCAACGTCCTGACGGACGCGAATTGGTCATCGAGGTGCAGCAGCACATCGGTGAGGACACAGTACGCTGTGTCGCTATGGACAACACCGACGGCTTGCAGCGTGGCTTGGAGGTTGTCTCTACGGGCAGCCCAATCGTGATGCCTGCAGGCGAGCAAATCAAAGGTCGTATGATGAATGTCATCGGACAGCCTATTGATGGTATGAAAGAATTGGACATGAAGGGCGCTTATCCTATCCATCGCGAAGCTCCTAAGTTTGACGAACTGTCAACCCACAAGGAGATGCTTGCTACCGGTATAAAGGTGATCGACTTGCTCGAGCCTTATATGAAGGGTGGTAAGATTGGACTTTTCGGAGGTGCTGGTGTAGGTAAGACTGTGCTTATCATGGAGTTGATCAACAACATCGCCAAGGGACACAACGGTTACTCCGTATTCGCTGGTGTAGGTGAACGTACTCGTGAGGGTAACGACTTGATTCGAGATATGCTTGAGTCAGGTGTTATCAAGTATGGCGAGAAGTTCCGTAAAGCCATGGAAGAGGGTAAGTGGAATCTTTCCCTCGTTGACCCAGAGGAACTTGCCAAGAGTCAGGCTACCCTGGTGTATGGTCAGATGAATGAGCCACCGGGGGCACGTGCTTCTGTAGCGCTTTCTGGTTTGACCGTAGCCGAGGAATTCCGTGATCATGGTGGTAAGAATGGTGAGGCTGCCGATATCATGTTCTTCATCGATAACATCTTCCGTTTCACCCAGGCTGGTTCTGAGGTTTCTGCGCTGTTGGGTCGTATGCCATCAGCCGTAGGTTATCAGCCAACATTGGCTTCCGAGATGGGTGCTATGCAGGAGCGAATCACTTCTACCAAGAATGGTTCCATCACCTCTGTACAGGCTGTTTATGTGCCTGCCGATGACTTGACCGACCCTGCTCCAGCTACTACATTTACCCACCTGGATGCTACCACAGAGCTTTCACGTAAGATTGCTTCTCTCGGTATCTATCCTGCTGTAGATCCATTAGGTTCTACCTCTCGTATCCTCGATCCACTGATCGTCGGCAAGGCACATTACGATTGTGCACAGCGAGTAAAACAGTTGTTGCAGCGTTACAATGAGTTGCAGGATATCATCGCCATCCTCGGTATGGATGAACTTTCTGATGAGGATAAGTTGACCGTGAACCGTGCACGCCGTGTACAGCGTTTCTTGAGTCAGCCATTCACCGTAGCAGAGCAGTTCACCGGTTTGAAGGGTGTGATGGTACCTATCGAAGAGACTATCAAGGGCTTCAATGCTATCCTCGACGGCGAGGTGGATGACCTGCCTGAGCAGGCTTTCCTCAACGTAGGTACTATCGAGGACGCAAAGGAGAAGGCTAAGCAGTTGCTTGCAGCAGCACAGGCGTAG